A single region of the Vicia villosa cultivar HV-30 ecotype Madison, WI linkage group LG4, Vvil1.0, whole genome shotgun sequence genome encodes:
- the LOC131595061 gene encoding uncharacterized protein LOC131595061, whose translation MKACLMWTINDFPAYGMLSGWGTQGKLACPHCMEHTDAFTLKKGHKNSWFDCHRRFLPTNHSFRRSKRSFIKNRVVKDDPPPISTGQDIWAVISSFPKVTEIGWEAKWKEFEGYGVDHNWKKRSIFWDLPYWKDNLLRHNLDVMHIEKNVFDNIFNTVMNVKDKTKDNEKAREDLAELCFRGDLELQPLANGKRGKPKASYTLTKPEVKLVCKWLKELRTPDGYASNLSRCANVEKGTVHGMKSHDCHVFMECLLPIAFRSLPDSVWKPLTELSRFFKDLCCNTLRMDDLVKLDENISVIICKLERIFPPGFFDSMEHLPIHLAKEAMLGGPVQYRWMYPFERFMGVSKRAVTNKARVEGSICTDYIHRETNYFCSHYFNSFGLLPTTNISNNPRSDHDDILPTMSLLNSGGRPSGKSGKHYLSDKEWKSSHVHVLINCDEVKPYLDIFLESHSINIEDSSGRIHTEFPIWFKKYVNEKTNGVTNKDIIALSECPSSLAISWNMYFVNGYKFHTEEWSKGKKTVNYGVHVKGLAEGGKDDFYGIIKHIYELDYFGLKEKIPLFYCEWFDPTKNTGTKVHPQYKIVDIKMDKRYRLYDPFILAQNARQVYYVPYPEMCRDMRGWCAAITTKPRGHVMIDNIEDEVPYQSDGMLPVLPTIEIESISCLRDDSQVDVFEEIFDT comes from the exons ATGAAAGCCTGTTTGATGTggacaattaatgattttccggCCTATGGTATGTTATCTGGGTGGGGAACACAAGGTAAGCTGGCATGCCCTCATTGTATGGAACACACAGATGCTTTTACCTTGAAAAAAGGCCATAAGAATTCTTGGTTTGACTGTCATCGTCGTTTCTTGCCAACTAATCACTCTTTCAGAAGGAgtaaaagaagtttcataaaaaATAGGGTTGTGAAAGATGACCCACCTCCTATTTCCACAGGGCAAGATATATGGGCGGTAATAAGTAGTTTTCCAAAAGTGACTGAAATTGGATGGGAAGCAAAATGGAAAGAGTTCGAAGGGTATGGAGTTGATCATAATTGGAaaaagcgaagtattttttgggaTCTCCCATATTGGAAGGATAACTTGTTAAGGCACAACCTTGATGTGATGCACATAGAAAAAAATGTATTCGATAATATATTTAACACTGTCATGAATGTTAAGGACAAAACAAAGGATAACGAAAAGGCAAGGGAAGATTTGGCTGAATTATGCTTTCGTGGGGACTTGGAGCTCCAACCCTTAGCTAATGGAAAGAGGGGTAAACCAAAGGCAAGCTACACTCTGACCAAacctgaagttaagttggtttgTAAATGGTTGAAGGAATTGAGAACTCCAGATGGTTATGCTTCAAACCTCTCTAGGTGTGCCAATGTCGAAAAGGGTACGGTGCATGGGATGAAGAGCCATGATTGTCATGTTTTCATGGAGTGCTTACTCCCAATTGCATTTCGCTCGTTGCCGGATTCGGTTTGGAAACCATTAACCGAGCTAAGTCGATTCTTCAAAGATCTTTGTTGCAATACGTTAAGGATGGATGACTTAGTTAAATTGGATGAGAATATTTCAGTTATCATATGCAAGTTAGAAAGGATTTTTCCACCGGGGTTCTTTGACTCAATGGAGCATCTTCCGATCCATCTTGCTAAAGAAGCGATGCTAGGTGGTCCAGTACAATACCGGTGGATGTATCCATTCGAAAG ATTTATGGGAGTCTCAAAGAGGGCAGTGACAAATAAGGCTAGAGTTGAAGGTTCCATATGCACCGACTATATACATCGTGAGACAAATTACTTTTGTTCTCATTATTTCAACTCATTTGGTTTGTTGCCAACTACAAATATTAGTAACAATCCTCGTTCAGACCATGATGACATCCTACCTACAATGTCCCTCCTAAACAGTGGTGGTCGACCAAGTGGGAAGTCTGGAAAACATTATCTATCAGATAAGGAATGGAAGTCTTCACATGTACATGTCTTGATAAATTGTGATGAGGTCaaaccatatcttga CATTTTCTTGGAGAGCCACTCTATAAATATAGAAGATTCATCTGGACGAATACATACAGAGTTTCCCATATGGTTTAAGAAATATGTAAATGAGAAGACTAATGGAGTAACCAACAAAGACATAATTGCCTTATCTGAATGTCCTTCATCATTGGCAATATCTTGGAACATGTACTTTGTCAATGGGTATAAGTTTCATACCGAAGAATGGAGCAAAGGTAAAAAAACGGTCAATTATGGTGTGCACGTGAAAGGTCTCGCTGAAGGAGGAAAGGATGATTTCTATGGCATAATCAAACATATCTATGAACTAGATTATTTTGGTTTGAAGGAGAAGATTCCACTTTTTTATTGTGAATGGTTTGACCCAACAAAGAATACAGGCACAAAGGTTCATCCACAATATAAAATTGTTGATATTAAGATGGATAAGCGTTATCGTCTTTATGACCCTTTCATCCTTGCGCAAAATGCAAGACAAGTGTATTATGTCCCATATCCAGAAATGTGTAGAGACATGCGTGGATGGTGTGCGGCAATCACCACAAAACCAAGGGGTCATGTGATGATTGATAACATAGAGGATGAAGTGCCTTATCAGTCTGATGGGATGTTACCTGTTCTACCCACTATTGAAATTGAATCAATATCTTGTTTGCGTGACGACTCACAAGTAGATGTGTTTGAAGAGATTTTTGATACGTAG
- the LOC131595062 gene encoding uncharacterized protein LOC131595062, with amino-acid sequence MTNRSGGERGNANPKKGKSKCLAPGKLIGHRNSMFHKKSAFVQSSPTTTALTPPTAQNPSMAPTPLSAPNPSSAPTPLLVRAAPVPQTVTIPRAAPVPRTAPISRAAPVPRTAPVSRAAPVPRTAPVPRTAPIPQAAPLAQATSLSAPTHSSSSEVFRFMPTPGLNIQNMDGPSTHASREIPMEENEEEIEEEDEDEDEDEVVMGEENVPPHLITRDDNGKVIIQLRGTGLVPGKEVANAITYAIHKQFYKGFYNWTVVDDDVREKWFALFADKVSWDPRYHMLVKKAFYSKAAVRLSDIMKKLRSKGICPPWIGGDAWNELQTYWKGDVFLKVSSQNKVNRNSARGGAVHTSGRKAHVDVALELTHKLQRDVRPDELFLKTHKRKNGEWVDHRAESTYTTFKEKAGDDVERLDGGTVFKLWTDSAGGRSRGRVYGTGDLAINLKHGSTSFIQQPQNSYGSMFGTSFELERAARIRAEQLAAATTAQLQEATEAIRASNEIARKATEQYQASNEFVKKMESEMNALKAFIMQNLATSNGQSASAVIRPSNPHYDDDLDDQSLSEH; translated from the exons ATGACTAACAGAAGTGGAGGCGAGAGAGGAAATGCAAATCCAAAAAAAGGAAAATCTAAGTGCTTAGCACCAGGAAAGCTTATTGGTCATCGGAATAGCATGTTTCACAAGAAATCTGCATTTGTTCAGTCATCACCGACTACTACAGCACTGACTCCACCAACAGCTCAAAATCCATCGATGGCTCCGACTCCATTGTCCGCTCCGAATCCCTCGTCCGCTCCAACTCCATTGCTAGTGCGGGCTGCACCAGTGCCGCAGACTGTAACAATTCCACGGGCTGCACCGGTGCCGCGGACTGCACCAATTTCGCGGGCTGCACCGGTGCCGCGGACTGCACCAGTTTCGCGGGCTGCACCAGTGCCGCGGACTGCACCGGTGCCGCGGACTGCACCGATTCCACAGGCTGCACCGCTGGCACAGGCTACATCATTATCTGCACCTACTCATTCCTCTAGCTCTGAGGTATTTAGGTTTATGCCTACTCCTGGTTTAAACATTCAAAATATGGATGGCCCTTCAACTCATGCCTCGCGTGAGATTCCGATGGAGGAAAATGAAGAGGAAATTGAGGAGGAGGACGAGGACGAGGATGAGGATGAGGTGGTCATGGGTGAAGAAAATGTCCCCCCTCATTTGATAACAAGAGATGATAATGGGAAGGTTATTATACAACTTCGTGGTACCGG GCTTGTTCCAGGCAAAGAAGTAGCTAATGCCATTACTTATGCGATACACAAACAGTTTTATAAGGGTTTCTATAATTGGACTGTAGTTGACGATGATGTTAGAGAAAAATGGTTTGCTCTTTTTGCG gaCAAGGTTTCATGGGATCCTCGATATCATATGTTAGTCAAGAAAGCCTTTTATTCAAAGGCAGCCGTTCGACTAAGTGACATAATGAAGAAGTTAAGGTCGAAAGGGATCTGTCCTCCATGGATTGGTGGGGATGCTTGGAATGAGCTTCAAACTTATTGGAAGGGTGACGTGTTCCTGAAAGTTTCCTCCCAAAACAAGGTCAATCGAAATTCAGCAAGAGGAGGAGCAGTCCACACCTCAGGCCGTAAGGCTCATGTTGATGTAGCGCTTGAGCTT ACCCACAAGCTTCAAAGGGATGTGCGCCCTGATGAGTTGTTTTTGAAGACCCATAAGAGGAAAAATGGCGAATGGGTTGATCATCGTGCTGAGTCTACATAC ACCACATTTAAAGAAAAGGCTGGAGATGATGTCGAGAGGTTAGATGGAGGGACCGTTTTTAAGTTATGGACAGATTCTGCTGGGGGTCGTAGTCGTGGCCGGGTCTATGGTACGGGAGATTTAGCTATCAATCTGAAGCATGGATCCACATCCTTTATCCAACAACCTCAAAATTCCTATGGATCTATGTTTGGGACATCCTTTGAATTAGAGAGAGCAGCTAGAATTAGAGCTGAACAATTGGCCGCGGCTACAACAGCTCAACTCCAAGAGGCTACCGAAGCTATTCGAGCGTCAAATGAGATTGCTCGGAAGGCAACAGAACAATATCAAGCGTCTAATGAGTTTGTTAAGAAGATGGAGTCTGAAATGAATGCTTTGAAGGCATTTATAATGCAAAATCTTGCTACTTCAAATGGTCAATCTGCCAGTGCTGTCATTCGACCATCAAATCCTCACTATGATGATGATTTAGATGACCAATCATTAAGTGAACATTGA
- the LOC131597693 gene encoding uncharacterized protein LOC131597693, whose amino-acid sequence MDRTWMYNRAYSDRHGLKEEFVRGVKNFVKRALKQSICKSEGGIRCPCINCKCGKISTATNVRLHLYRDGFQPNYWIWTQHGEVEVNIDTGDGLNSGEHVRHADQFEAMDQMVYDAFRPHGGFSHANDNMQQEEFSEDEFPNEEAKQFYEKLISFNKPIYEGATQSMLSISTQLLEIRSNWHVPQKGLDFVAQMLKSVCPVQKCLPENYYQASQLVSKLGLKVKKIDCCKNGCMLYYKDDSKLSGCKFCNAPRFIPRRTGMGTYTDVPVKRMFYFPIIPRLQRLYASTESATEMRWHHINKNSSNVLRHPSDGKAWKHFDDVHPDFAREPRNHRLLHTHVGQ is encoded by the exons ATGGATCGTACTTGGATGTATAATAGAGCATATTCTGATAGACACGGATTGAAAGAAGAGTTTGTTCGTGGGGTTAAAAATTTTGTGAAGAGGGCTTTAAAACAATCCATTTGTAAATCAGAGGGAGGGATAAGGTGTCCATGCATAAATTGCAAGTGTGGCAAGATAAGTACAGCAACTAATGTAAGACTACACCTGTATCGAGATGGATTTCAACCAAACTATTGGATTTGGACTCAACATGGAGAAGTGGAGGTCAATATTGATACAGGGGATGGTTTAAATAGTGGTGAGCATGTGCGTCATGCTGACCAGTTTGAGGCAATGGATCAGATGGTGTATGATGCTTTTAGGCCTCATGGAGGTTTCTCTCACGCGAATGATAACATGCAACAAGAGGAATTTTCGGAGGATGAGTTTCCCAATGAAGAAGCTAAACAGTTTTATGAAAAGTTGATATCTTTCAACAAACCCATTTATGAGGGTGCTACCCAGTCTATGTTATCAATATCTACTCAACTTCTTGAAATTAGGTCTAACTGGCATGTTCCACAAAAAGGTTTAGATTTTGTTGCCCAAATGCTTAAAAGTGTATGTCCAGTTCAAAAATGTTTGCCTGAGAACTATTACCAAGCATCACAGTTGGTGTCTAAGTTAGGGCTAAAGGTTAAGAAGATTGATTGTTGTAAGAATGGTTGTATGTTATACTACAAGGATGATAGCAAGTTGTCTGGGTGCAAATTTTGTAATGCTCCTAGGTTCATTCCTCGCAGGACTGGCATGGGAACGTACACAGATGTCCCGGTGAAGAGGATGTTTTATTTCCCAATCATTCCTAGATTACAAAGACTATATGCATCAACTGAGTCAGCAACTGAAATGAGATGGCATCACATAAACAAAAATAGTTCAAACGTCCTTCGCCATCCGTCTGATGGAAAAGCGTGGAAACATTTTGATGATGTACATCCTGACTTTGCTAGAGAACCCAGAAAT CATCGGCTTCTCCATACTCATGTTGGCCAATAG